In a single window of the Dreissena polymorpha isolate Duluth1 chromosome 3, UMN_Dpol_1.0, whole genome shotgun sequence genome:
- the LOC127875129 gene encoding AN1-type zinc finger protein 3 homolog isoform X1: MEESDSGQQSKRCPCGFWGSAQTSGLCSKCYKATVQEKSQDGLDPKSELMRNRAYASHDSVGATTSSFMSAGHSVASASTLEKAEKFIRKAVQQSAAESGAARLLGDSQVAVDTASTDKSDAKKTEISVDSPVSKNSMVVKDLASSSVVASTSNKSDTSNAKISEDSNVTISDAKAQNSDLDSTEKKGVKRDRRALEEGSEETAAEKSGGKSKRRCNVCRCKLELAQRAIGKCRCENVFCSLHRLPELHNCDFDHKEDGRQQAREKMIKPTRHLGTSFKRLDSDS, from the exons ATCAGCACAAACATCTGGATTGTGTTCTAAATGCTACAAAG CAACTGTTCAAGAAAAATCACAGGATGGTTTGGATCCCAAATCAGAGCTAATGAGAA ACCGTGCCTATGCAAGTCACGACAGCGTTGGTGCTACAACCTCCTCCTTCATGTCTGCTGGTCACTCAGTTGCCAGCGCTTCGACCTTAGAAAAAGCAGAAAAGTTTATACGAAAGGCTGTGCAACAGTCCGCTGCTGAAAGTGGAGCCGCTAGACTGCTTGGTGATTCACAAGTTGCAGTTGATACTGCCTCAACAGACAAAAGTGATGCTAAAAAAACTGAGATTAGTGTTGATAGCCCCGTTTCAAAGAACAGTATGGTTGTTAAAGACTTGGCCAGTTCAAGTGTTGTGGCCTCTACCTCAAATAAATCTGACACTTCAAATGCAAAGATAAGTGAAGATAGTAATGTGACAATCTCTGATGCAAAGGCACAAAACTCTGACCTTGACAGCACGGAAAAAAAAGGTGTCAAAAG GGACAGGAGAGCTCTGGAGGAAGGAAGTGAAGAAACTGCTGCTGAGAAGTCTGGAGGAAAGAGCAAGAGGCGATGTAATGTGTGCCGATGTAAACTGGAGTTGGCACAGAGGGCCATCGGCAAGTGTAGATGTG AGAATGTGTTTTGCTCCTTACATCGTCTCCCTGAACTTCATAACTGTGACTTTGATCATAAAGAAGATGGAAGACAACAGGCTCGTGAAAAGATGATCAAACCGACCCGCCATCTTGGAACTTCCTTCAAACGGCTCGACTCGGATTCTTGA
- the LOC127875129 gene encoding AN1-type zinc finger protein 3 homolog isoform X2, giving the protein MEESDSGQQSKRCPCGFWGSAQTSGLCSKCYKDRAYASHDSVGATTSSFMSAGHSVASASTLEKAEKFIRKAVQQSAAESGAARLLGDSQVAVDTASTDKSDAKKTEISVDSPVSKNSMVVKDLASSSVVASTSNKSDTSNAKISEDSNVTISDAKAQNSDLDSTEKKGVKRDRRALEEGSEETAAEKSGGKSKRRCNVCRCKLELAQRAIGKCRCENVFCSLHRLPELHNCDFDHKEDGRQQAREKMIKPTRHLGTSFKRLDSDS; this is encoded by the exons ATCAGCACAAACATCTGGATTGTGTTCTAAATGCTACAAAG ACCGTGCCTATGCAAGTCACGACAGCGTTGGTGCTACAACCTCCTCCTTCATGTCTGCTGGTCACTCAGTTGCCAGCGCTTCGACCTTAGAAAAAGCAGAAAAGTTTATACGAAAGGCTGTGCAACAGTCCGCTGCTGAAAGTGGAGCCGCTAGACTGCTTGGTGATTCACAAGTTGCAGTTGATACTGCCTCAACAGACAAAAGTGATGCTAAAAAAACTGAGATTAGTGTTGATAGCCCCGTTTCAAAGAACAGTATGGTTGTTAAAGACTTGGCCAGTTCAAGTGTTGTGGCCTCTACCTCAAATAAATCTGACACTTCAAATGCAAAGATAAGTGAAGATAGTAATGTGACAATCTCTGATGCAAAGGCACAAAACTCTGACCTTGACAGCACGGAAAAAAAAGGTGTCAAAAG GGACAGGAGAGCTCTGGAGGAAGGAAGTGAAGAAACTGCTGCTGAGAAGTCTGGAGGAAAGAGCAAGAGGCGATGTAATGTGTGCCGATGTAAACTGGAGTTGGCACAGAGGGCCATCGGCAAGTGTAGATGTG AGAATGTGTTTTGCTCCTTACATCGTCTCCCTGAACTTCATAACTGTGACTTTGATCATAAAGAAGATGGAAGACAACAGGCTCGTGAAAAGATGATCAAACCGACCCGCCATCTTGGAACTTCCTTCAAACGGCTCGACTCGGATTCTTGA